The following proteins are co-located in the Vicinamibacterales bacterium genome:
- a CDS encoding SdrD B-like domain-containing protein — translation MTHLRSSRFIVAVLLTSTTLVFTEWRPQASGTISGVVFEDFNGNGLRDTTTSITNNGSGTVSAAVDRGVGGVTVTVFDGAGVVRGSATSAAATGAYSIAATGTGPYRVEFTNLPAGYFPSRFAAGATGNGTTVQFVPDGDTANVNLAILDPASFCQNNPTFAISCYVFGDQVTGPNAAMPVVVDFPYSAGANGTGATAYFQPQSHNLMVQAQQVGTTYGLAYAQGTGALFTSAFMKKHAGFGPGGPGAIYALDPTTLSGAPTLFATVPNAGADPHDPADYNRDNGNASWDAVGKISLGGLEVSPDGAFVYVVNLGDRRVYKIPTAGGAATSAAVPIPASAVPASGADIRPFALQYYKGLLYVGMVNSAESTQSAANLRAYVYALDPASMTFGSAPLLDISLQYPRGSVQRFDHLSAGNWLPWRGTFATNWTGTPTPSNIDNVGTYPQPMLTGLAFDVDGNLILGFRDRAGDQFGHYAFDNPNDSLLWLGIAGGDTLLTELNVKGDLTSGWTLESNSQTTTFGPTQGAGNNQGPGGGEYFFSEFFFDAQSNTVLHEELNAGAVLQLPGFPDVMSSSLNPGLSTNAGGIMWLSRVPGLATEGTKAKGYNIYSTPSAPNQNTFAKTNGLGEFVPICQAAPIEIGNRIWDDIDGDGVQDANEPGLDGVSVQLVAPGGAVLATVITANGGQYYFSSTTIAGLTPNTAGYIVRVNASQGALGGRHLTVANSDATANGDSRDSDASLVGANAEIPVTTGAAGHNNHTYDIGFTTTTQTLALGDYVWYDTNNNGAVDAGEQPISGVDVVLYRDNGDNVFNALTDTVVASTQTAAGLYLFTGLQPGNYFVQIPASEFAPAQTLSGYQNSSGQVAGDFNNVDHGAPAPIPGQGIVSDLVTLTVNGEPTNDGDGDPNTNLTIDFGFYKLSLGNFVWFDANNNGLFDPGEPPATGIAVELLDAAGLSVLQTTATTAQGIYGFTGLTPGDYRVRITPPQNYRSSTGAANAYEPGPDPDNNVDNDDNGTNTGGTITSAPITLTPGQEPIVTNANGETSNPTVDFGLIQSALMSLGDLVWRDNNNDGRVSAGEPGIDGVTVRLYDGTGTTLLNTMQTAGGGFYLFTGLLPGDYVVEVVPPAGLSSSTGTGNAYEPAPDPDDDTNNDDNGTTQGAVVRSLPVTLAFNSEPTTDGDNDPNSNLTVDFGFFGQTGVVSLGNLVWWDGNRNAIADIGEIGLQGVTLRLIASNGTTVLATTTTDVSGHYLFSNLQPGTYYVEVVAPQVGGAPFARPSSPDIASTPNPDNDTDNDDNGVGTSGTVFRSGAVTLTVGGEPTNDGDGDPDSNLTVDFGFVPDGENFQASMCLNQQVPTAIVAGSQFTASYTTQSSGPGQAQDVKIEGMLPPGITVVSTSPSAGGSCTVTPGMLECVWPGLTPVGPAGNRSVSVTFQASPSLPVGTPVQLWFMAVFDNNDQAAVDCSMVDGYPFIVDATTPLADLVVTANAVSSMGTGTSVPAPINQPVTTSFSVTNAGSLPASGLYAVILDNPAGLSLAAATLTQGSATASSATTGTWDTGPIAPGATATLSMTFVPKTGGVTKASAIRFYGTPADPNATNDTAEFVIDAVGPGGGRSVAVGNIDGASGSEIITGTGPGESPQVRVFSGTGAPMQSFYAFLRSFQGGVKVASCDVNADGFDDVVAAQGPGGGQVRVVSLAGGVVSSIVTFDAFESTFTGGVNVACADVDGDGRGEVIVAPEGGRAPDVRIYDVDVALAVMAGQFQAYESTFSGGVRVAAKPFTGSAIVGPFQIATMPGAGRPGELRVWSVGGGTGSMVAGAVIAPPNGSRVALGDADGDGGLDLLLMPDGGSGGLINIVSLTSGALVFGAPSGAAGFTSVDASVGVLAGGPGKPEVVVGRGPGEAPGIVSFMVMPGGAIVPRLVFFSLEVP, via the coding sequence ATGACACACCTGCGCTCCTCCAGATTCATCGTCGCGGTTCTGCTCACTTCGACGACCCTGGTGTTCACGGAATGGCGGCCCCAGGCCTCCGGCACCATCTCGGGCGTCGTTTTCGAGGACTTCAACGGGAACGGCCTCCGCGACACCACCACGAGCATCACCAACAACGGCTCGGGCACGGTCTCGGCCGCCGTCGACCGGGGCGTCGGCGGCGTCACGGTCACGGTCTTCGATGGGGCCGGGGTGGTCCGGGGATCGGCGACGAGCGCGGCCGCGACGGGCGCGTACTCGATCGCGGCGACGGGCACCGGGCCCTACCGCGTCGAGTTCACGAACCTCCCGGCGGGGTACTTCCCGTCCCGTTTCGCCGCGGGGGCGACCGGCAACGGCACCACGGTGCAGTTCGTGCCGGACGGCGACACCGCCAACGTCAACCTCGCCATCCTCGATCCGGCGAGCTTCTGCCAGAACAATCCGACGTTCGCCATCAGCTGCTACGTGTTCGGCGACCAGGTGACGGGGCCCAACGCCGCGATGCCGGTGGTCGTCGACTTCCCGTATTCCGCCGGCGCCAACGGCACCGGCGCCACGGCGTACTTCCAGCCGCAGTCGCACAACCTCATGGTGCAGGCCCAGCAGGTGGGCACGACCTACGGCCTGGCGTACGCACAGGGCACGGGCGCGCTCTTCACCAGCGCCTTCATGAAGAAGCACGCCGGGTTCGGCCCCGGCGGTCCCGGCGCCATCTACGCGCTCGACCCGACCACGCTGTCGGGGGCGCCGACGCTCTTCGCCACGGTGCCGAACGCCGGCGCCGATCCCCACGATCCCGCCGACTACAACCGCGACAACGGCAACGCCTCGTGGGACGCCGTCGGCAAGATCTCGCTCGGCGGCCTCGAGGTCTCGCCCGACGGCGCCTTCGTCTACGTGGTGAACCTGGGCGATCGCCGCGTCTACAAGATCCCGACGGCGGGCGGCGCCGCGACGAGCGCGGCCGTCCCGATTCCGGCCAGCGCCGTGCCGGCCAGCGGGGCCGACATCCGTCCCTTCGCGCTGCAGTACTACAAGGGGCTCCTCTACGTCGGCATGGTGAACTCGGCCGAGTCGACCCAGAGCGCGGCCAACCTGCGCGCCTACGTCTACGCGCTGGATCCGGCGTCCATGACCTTCGGATCGGCCCCGCTGCTCGACATCTCGCTCCAGTATCCGCGCGGCTCCGTGCAGCGGTTCGATCACCTGAGCGCCGGCAACTGGCTGCCGTGGCGCGGCACGTTCGCCACCAACTGGACGGGCACGCCGACCCCCTCCAACATCGACAACGTCGGCACCTACCCGCAGCCGATGCTCACGGGCCTGGCCTTCGACGTGGACGGCAACCTGATCCTGGGCTTCCGCGACCGCGCCGGTGATCAGTTCGGCCACTACGCGTTCGACAACCCGAACGACTCCCTGCTGTGGCTGGGCATCGCCGGCGGCGACACGCTCCTGACCGAGCTCAACGTGAAGGGCGATCTGACCAGCGGCTGGACGCTGGAGTCGAATTCGCAGACAACGACCTTCGGGCCCACGCAGGGCGCCGGCAACAACCAGGGCCCGGGCGGCGGCGAGTACTTCTTCAGCGAGTTCTTCTTCGACGCCCAGTCCAACACCGTGCTGCACGAGGAGCTGAACGCGGGCGCCGTGCTGCAGCTGCCCGGGTTCCCGGACGTCATGTCCTCGTCGCTCAACCCCGGCCTCAGCACGAATGCCGGCGGCATCATGTGGCTGTCGCGGGTGCCGGGGCTCGCCACCGAGGGCACGAAGGCCAAGGGCTACAACATCTACTCGACCCCGAGCGCCCCGAACCAGAACACCTTCGCGAAGACCAACGGCCTCGGCGAGTTCGTGCCGATTTGCCAGGCCGCGCCGATCGAGATCGGCAACCGCATCTGGGACGACATCGACGGCGACGGCGTGCAGGACGCCAACGAGCCCGGCCTCGACGGCGTGAGCGTGCAGCTCGTCGCGCCCGGCGGCGCGGTCCTCGCCACCGTGATCACGGCCAACGGCGGGCAGTACTACTTCTCCTCCACGACCATCGCCGGGCTCACGCCGAACACCGCGGGCTACATCGTCCGCGTGAACGCCAGCCAGGGCGCGCTCGGCGGCCGGCACCTGACCGTGGCCAACAGCGACGCCACCGCGAACGGCGACAGCCGCGACTCCGACGCGTCGCTCGTCGGCGCCAACGCGGAGATCCCGGTGACCACGGGCGCGGCCGGCCACAACAACCACACCTACGACATCGGCTTCACGACCACGACGCAGACGCTCGCCCTCGGCGACTACGTCTGGTACGACACCAACAACAACGGCGCCGTGGACGCCGGCGAGCAGCCGATCAGCGGCGTCGACGTCGTGCTGTATCGCGACAACGGCGACAACGTGTTCAACGCGCTCACCGACACGGTCGTCGCGTCGACGCAGACGGCCGCCGGCCTCTACCTCTTCACGGGGCTCCAGCCCGGGAACTACTTCGTCCAGATTCCGGCCAGCGAGTTCGCGCCGGCCCAGACGCTCTCCGGCTACCAGAACAGCAGTGGCCAGGTCGCCGGCGACTTCAACAACGTCGACCACGGCGCGCCGGCGCCGATTCCAGGCCAGGGCATCGTGAGCGATCTGGTGACGCTGACGGTGAACGGCGAGCCCACCAACGACGGCGATGGCGACCCGAACACCAACCTCACGATCGACTTCGGCTTCTACAAGCTGTCGCTCGGCAACTTCGTCTGGTTCGACGCCAACAACAACGGGCTCTTCGATCCAGGCGAGCCGCCGGCGACCGGCATCGCGGTGGAACTGCTCGACGCCGCGGGCCTCAGCGTCCTCCAGACCACGGCGACCACCGCGCAGGGCATCTACGGGTTCACCGGGTTGACGCCCGGCGACTACCGCGTGCGGATCACGCCGCCCCAGAACTACCGGTCGAGCACGGGTGCGGCCAATGCCTACGAGCCGGGCCCCGATCCCGACAACAACGTCGACAACGACGACAACGGCACCAACACGGGCGGCACGATCACCAGCGCCCCGATCACGCTCACGCCGGGGCAGGAGCCGATCGTCACCAACGCCAACGGCGAGACCAGCAATCCCACCGTGGACTTCGGCCTCATCCAGTCGGCCCTGATGTCGCTCGGGGACCTGGTCTGGCGCGACAACAACAACGACGGCCGCGTCTCGGCCGGTGAGCCTGGCATCGACGGCGTCACCGTGCGCCTCTACGACGGCACCGGCACGACCCTGCTCAACACGATGCAGACCGCCGGCGGCGGCTTCTATCTCTTCACGGGCCTGCTGCCCGGCGACTACGTCGTCGAGGTCGTCCCTCCGGCCGGGCTGTCGAGCAGCACCGGGACCGGCAACGCCTACGAGCCGGCACCCGACCCTGACGACGACACCAACAACGACGACAACGGCACGACGCAGGGCGCGGTCGTCCGCAGCCTGCCGGTGACGCTCGCCTTCAACAGCGAGCCCACCACCGACGGCGACAACGACCCGAACTCCAATCTCACGGTGGACTTCGGCTTCTTCGGCCAGACCGGCGTGGTGTCCCTCGGCAACCTCGTGTGGTGGGACGGCAACCGGAACGCCATCGCCGACATCGGCGAGATCGGCCTCCAGGGCGTGACGCTCCGCCTCATCGCCTCCAACGGCACGACCGTGCTGGCGACGACGACGACCGACGTCTCGGGCCACTACCTGTTCTCGAACCTCCAGCCCGGCACCTACTACGTCGAGGTGGTGGCGCCGCAGGTGGGCGGCGCGCCGTTCGCCCGGCCGTCGAGTCCGGACATCGCGAGCACGCCGAACCCGGACAACGACACCGACAACGACGACAACGGCGTCGGCACGTCGGGCACCGTGTTCCGGAGCGGCGCGGTCACGTTGACCGTGGGCGGCGAGCCTACCAACGACGGCGACGGCGATCCGGACAGCAACCTCACCGTGGACTTCGGCTTCGTGCCGGACGGCGAGAACTTCCAGGCGTCGATGTGCCTGAACCAGCAGGTGCCGACCGCAATCGTCGCCGGTTCGCAGTTCACGGCCAGCTACACGACGCAGAGCTCCGGCCCGGGCCAGGCGCAGGACGTCAAGATCGAGGGCATGCTGCCGCCCGGCATCACGGTCGTGTCCACGTCGCCGTCCGCGGGCGGCTCGTGCACGGTCACGCCCGGCATGCTCGAGTGCGTGTGGCCCGGCCTGACCCCGGTGGGCCCGGCCGGCAACCGCAGCGTGTCGGTCACCTTCCAGGCCTCGCCGTCGCTGCCGGTCGGCACGCCGGTGCAGCTCTGGTTCATGGCCGTGTTCGACAACAACGACCAGGCGGCCGTGGACTGCAGCATGGTGGACGGCTATCCGTTCATCGTCGACGCGACGACGCCGCTGGCGGACCTGGTGGTCACGGCGAACGCCGTGTCGTCGATGGGCACGGGCACGTCGGTGCCGGCGCCCATCAACCAGCCGGTCACGACGAGCTTCTCGGTGACCAACGCCGGGTCGCTGCCCGCGAGCGGGCTCTACGCCGTGATCCTGGACAACCCCGCCGGTCTCAGCCTGGCCGCGGCGACGCTGACGCAGGGCAGCGCGACCGCGTCGAGCGCCACGACCGGCACCTGGGACACCGGCCCGATCGCGCCGGGCGCGACGGCCACGCTGAGCATGACGTTCGTGCCGAAAACCGGCGGCGTCACCAAGGCCTCGGCGATCCGGTTCTACGGCACGCCGGCGGACCCGAACGCCACGAACGACACGGCCGAGTTCGTGATCGACGCGGTCGGCCCGGGCGGCGGCCGCTCGGTGGCGGTCGGCAACATCGACGGCGCCTCCGGCTCTGAGATCATCACGGGCACCGGGCCCGGTGAGTCGCCGCAGGTGCGGGTCTTCAGCGGAACCGGCGCGCCCATGCAGTCCTTCTACGCCTTCCTCCGTTCGTTCCAGGGCGGCGTGAAGGTGGCGAGCTGCGACGTGAACGCCGACGGCTTCGACGACGTCGTGGCCGCGCAGGGGCCGGGCGGCGGACAGGTGCGCGTGGTGTCGCTCGCCGGCGGCGTGGTCTCGTCGATCGTGACCTTCGACGCCTTCGAGAGCACCTTCACCGGCGGCGTGAACGTGGCGTGCGCCGACGTCGATGGCGACGGGCGCGGCGAGGTCATCGTCGCTCCCGAAGGCGGCCGGGCGCCGGACGTGCGGATCTACGACGTGGACGTGGCGCTCGCCGTCATGGCGGGCCAGTTCCAGGCCTACGAGTCCACCTTCAGCGGCGGCGTCCGCGTGGCGGCGAAGCCGTTCACGGGATCCGCCATCGTCGGGCCGTTCCAGATCGCGACGATGCCCGGGGCGGGCCGGCCGGGCGAGCTGCGCGTGTGGTCGGTCGGCGGCGGCACGGGCTCCATGGTGGCCGGCGCCGTCATCGCGCCGCCCAACGGGTCGCGTGTCGCGCTCGGCGATGCCGACGGCGACGGCGGCCTCGACCTGCTGCTCATGCCGGACGGCGGATCGGGCGGCCTCATCAACATCGTGTCGCTCACGTCGGGCGCGCTCGTGTTCGGCGCGCCATCGGGCGCGGCGGGCTTCACCAGCGTGGACGCCTCGGTGGGCGTGCTCGCCGGCGGGCCCGGCAAGCCCGAGGTGGTCGTCGGGCGCGGGCCCGGGGAGGCGCCGGGCATCGTGAGCTTCATGGTCATGCCAGGCGGCGCCATCGTGCCCCGGCTGGTCTTCTTCTCGCTCGAAGTCCCGTAG
- a CDS encoding outer membrane beta-barrel protein encodes MRKILIAAAVALASAVPGEARADLLVTPYAGLNFGGSTVDHRAALGGSLTWLGSGSLGVELDLGFIPDFFEPTDLELDLLGTNNVTTLMGNLVVGHAGGGVRPYLTAGAGLLRSQVGSFGELFDTVHNGLGVNAGGGVRVGGRRFSMRGDVRYFRTLSDVNQPILEDVLGDFGFWRATAGLSIGF; translated from the coding sequence ATGCGGAAGATCCTGATCGCGGCCGCCGTCGCGCTGGCCAGCGCCGTGCCCGGGGAGGCGCGCGCCGACCTGCTCGTGACGCCGTACGCCGGCCTGAACTTCGGCGGCAGCACCGTGGACCATCGCGCTGCGCTCGGAGGGTCGCTCACCTGGCTGGGATCGGGCAGCCTGGGAGTCGAGCTGGACCTGGGCTTCATCCCCGACTTCTTCGAGCCGACGGATCTCGAGCTCGATCTCCTCGGCACCAACAACGTCACGACGCTCATGGGCAATCTCGTCGTGGGTCACGCCGGCGGCGGAGTCCGGCCGTACCTGACGGCCGGCGCCGGCCTGCTGCGGAGCCAGGTGGGCTCGTTCGGCGAGCTGTTCGACACCGTGCACAACGGCCTCGGCGTGAACGCCGGCGGCGGGGTGCGCGTGGGCGGCCGGCGGTTCTCGATGCGCGGCGACGTCCGCTACTTCCGCACCCTCAGCGACGTGAACCAGCCGATCCTCGAGGACGTGCTCGGCGACTTCGGCTTCTGGCGCGCGACGGCCGGCCTCTCGATCGGCTTCTGA